ATCTTTAGGTAATCCAATAGGAATATTTAGGGAAAACATGGTTGTTAGTTATTAAACATCTAATGACAAATTAGGTGAGACTTGTGTTAATTTAGTAACAGATGATCTTTTGATGGTTTTCATTCAACAAGAATTTGGGATTGGTTGTTATATACATTGATCCTAAGCCACCAAACATATATGAGGCTATTCATTCTTAAGAAGGTTGTTAATATGGAACTTGATGGCTAATAAAAACCATGCCCTTGAATTACTGAGCTCACTGGTACATGCTCTATGTGAGAAGTCAAATTTGGGATAATAagtgattatttactttttcttttattttaaaatacgtataatactattaaaaattacatcattGCTTACGcaagaaaaaatgaaagaaaccCAAAATAAAGAATTGCATAAATCATCGCTTCGTGCgatataattaaacaaagtcGCTACCCACATGCTCCCGCTAATCAGGAATGTAAATGTTAGAAAAGCTGACAAGTAGTTAGCTTTATTCAGTAATCTAAGTTCTGAGCCATCAAATTTGACAACATTCATCATCAACCTGGCtctcttacaatttttttttcctttttttggtggttggaaacatatataaaattcttcATCTCTAATCAGGAGGGAGCTCCAAGTGCTCAGACATATCTGCAATACATGGCATGTGATGCAACTTTTTTACGAGTCTCTACAAGCAAGACAGCTTGAAAACCACTTCACTCTTTGGAAGACAGTTTGTAGAGTTCAAACTTCTTCAGCTTCTTCTTCGACACTTCCCATACTTTAACTTCTCCATCAAGGCTGCCGCTACAAATCGAAACGACGCCGCCGCGGCTACCACTTTTAACGTTTACCAATGACTTTACTGGTTTTTCATGCCCCTTTAAGATTGTATTACAACGATAACCATTCTCACCGTGCTGCCAAACCCTCACCGTTTGATCAGCCGATCCACTTACTATCAAATCATCAGcattaatcaaacacaatataGCTCCTGTATGACCCCATAGTGCTTCCACAAATACCATCCGATGAACACTGCTTTCTCTCCTCCACACCACAATCGAACGGTCACAGCCGCCTGAAAACAAAAACGAACCGTCACGCTTCAGTGCAAGAGCATTGACCGGTGCCTTATGCTTCTCCAATGTCGCAATTAGCTTGTGTTTACTATCTTTGTCAACTCTTTCCCATACTCTTATAAGTCCATCGGCTGAAGCTGTGTAAACAACACCGATGTCAGACACCGCCACTGCGTTTACTGCATCTTGATGTGCGTTGACAGATTCTAAGCACCGATAAGTTGTGGGGTTCCATATCTTAAAACTTTTGTCCCAAGAAACTGAGTACATTAACCCTTCTGTTACTACTAAATGTGAAACTGTATCCCAGTGTTCAAGCCAAAGCCGCTTCTTGTGACGCCTTACAGTCGTGTAGTTTTTGGGCAACATAAAGTGGAGAAAACGGTCTATGACAGTGGGGAGTGTGGAGACAAGTTGGTGTCGCTTTGAAGGTGTCATTTGCCACACTCTTATTTTGCAGTCTTGATGGGCGGTGAAGACTTTATTTGTACTGCTAAAAGCGATGGACTTGACAGAACCAGAAGCTAAATCATTGTTAAACATATCAATAAAGGCATAATTAGATAAATCGAATACGCTGATTTCGTTGATGGAAGCAGCGTAGAGAAGGTTGTTGTGGGCTGCCAGGCAGCTGATATGAGGATTTTGGATTTTAAGGGTGGTAATGCATTGATGTTCCAATGTTTCATGAGGGACAGGACTTATTTGAGAGAGTGAAGAGACGCTATACCCATTGGAAGACATGATTTTTTGAGGTTTTGGGAGAGTGAGgaataagaaatatataatagagAATAGAGATTGAGGTTAGCGTTATGGTGGAACATGTGGGAAATTATTTTAATGGAGGAATTAGTTTCGGGTTCACGAAGCTGAAAGGTGGCAAGCTTTGGAGTGAACACATGAATAAATTGAGGGCCTACGAATCAATTGAAGGTGGAGCATGGAAGATATGCAGTAGGCTCT
Above is a genomic segment from Mangifera indica cultivar Alphonso chromosome 3, CATAS_Mindica_2.1, whole genome shotgun sequence containing:
- the LOC123210793 gene encoding protein JINGUBANG-like, whose translation is MSSNGYSVSSLSQISPVPHETLEHQCITTLKIQNPHISCLAAHNNLLYAASINEISVFDLSNYAFIDMFNNDLASGSVKSIAFSSTNKVFTAHQDCKIRVWQMTPSKRHQLVSTLPTVIDRFLHFMLPKNYTTVRRHKKRLWLEHWDTVSHLVVTEGLMYSVSWDKSFKIWNPTTYRCLESVNAHQDAVNAVAVSDIGVVYTASADGLIRVWERVDKDSKHKLIATLEKHKAPVNALALKRDGSFLFSGGCDRSIVVWRRESSVHRMVFVEALWGHTGAILCLINADDLIVSGSADQTVRVWQHGENGYRCNTILKGHEKPVKSLVNVKSGSRGGVVSICSGSLDGEVKVWEVSKKKLKKFELYKLSSKE